Proteins encoded by one window of Actinocorallia herbida:
- the brxD gene encoding BREX system ATP-binding protein BrxD: MSGQVSAARRREVIDALRRGTVPQAGLDLFAVGLDRFAGSLDEELDTVAKGGAAFHAVRGEYGSGKTFFARWLGERAKRAGLAVAEIQISETETPLHRLETVYRRLTERLATATHAPSALRAVIDGWFYTLEEDVLDEGDLDDDALAKAVEELMERRLADVARTTPAFSAALRGYHRARGAGDTATAEALIAWLGGQKSVAATAKRTAGVRGDLDHFAALGFLQGLLTVLRDSGHPGLLLVLDEIETLQRVRGDVREKGLNALRQLIDEIDTGRFPGLFLVVTGTPAFYDGQQGVQRLPPLAQRLATDFTTDPRFDSPRAVQLRLTGFDLPRLGELGRAVRDLYAAGATDAQRINEAVDDAYIAELATAVTGGLGGKVGIAPRVFLRKLVADVLDRVEEFSEFDPRLHYALTLSSAELNEAERSAAAADDIDLDL, encoded by the coding sequence GTGAGCGGGCAGGTCAGCGCCGCGCGGCGGCGCGAGGTCATCGACGCGCTGCGCCGCGGCACCGTGCCGCAAGCGGGCCTCGACCTGTTCGCCGTCGGGCTCGACCGGTTCGCAGGCAGCCTCGACGAGGAACTGGATACCGTCGCCAAGGGCGGCGCGGCCTTCCACGCGGTGCGCGGCGAGTACGGCTCGGGCAAGACTTTCTTCGCCCGGTGGCTGGGCGAGCGCGCGAAGCGAGCGGGCCTGGCCGTAGCGGAGATCCAGATCTCCGAGACCGAGACGCCGCTGCACCGGCTGGAGACCGTCTACCGCCGCCTCACCGAACGGCTCGCGACCGCCACGCACGCGCCGAGCGCCCTTCGCGCCGTCATCGACGGCTGGTTCTACACGCTCGAAGAAGACGTCCTCGACGAGGGCGATCTTGACGACGACGCGCTGGCCAAGGCCGTCGAGGAGCTGATGGAACGGCGGCTCGCCGACGTCGCTCGGACCACTCCCGCCTTCTCGGCCGCGCTGCGCGGCTACCACCGGGCGCGTGGCGCGGGCGACACGGCCACCGCGGAGGCGCTGATCGCCTGGCTCGGCGGGCAGAAGTCCGTCGCCGCCACCGCCAAGCGCACCGCCGGGGTTCGCGGCGACCTCGACCACTTCGCGGCGCTCGGCTTCCTGCAAGGGCTGCTCACGGTGCTGCGCGACAGCGGGCACCCCGGGCTGCTGCTCGTCCTGGACGAGATCGAGACCCTGCAGCGGGTGCGCGGCGACGTCCGGGAGAAGGGGCTGAACGCGCTGCGGCAGCTCATCGACGAGATCGACACCGGGCGCTTCCCCGGGCTGTTCCTGGTCGTCACGGGCACTCCGGCCTTCTACGACGGGCAGCAGGGGGTGCAGCGGCTGCCACCGCTCGCCCAGCGGCTGGCCACCGATTTCACCACCGACCCGCGCTTCGACTCGCCCCGCGCGGTCCAGCTCCGGCTCACCGGGTTCGACCTACCGCGCCTGGGCGAACTCGGCAGGGCCGTGCGCGACCTCTACGCGGCTGGTGCGACGGACGCGCAGCGGATCAATGAGGCCGTAGACGACGCGTACATCGCGGAGCTGGCCACGGCCGTCACGGGCGGGCTCGGGGGCAAGGTGGGGATCGCGCCGCGGGTGTTCCTGCGCAAGCTCGTCGCCGACGTGCTGGACCGGGTCGAGGAGTTCTCGGAGTTCGATCCGCGGTTGCACTACGCGCTCACCCTCTCGTCCGCCGAGCTGAACGAGGCCGAGCGCAGCGCGGCGGCAGCCGACGACATCGACCTCGATCTCTGA
- the pglZ gene encoding BREX-2 system phosphatase PglZ → MTEAPVVDRRIVEALLEVELERKPEHRLVLVHGRYEQGASERFSMRIDGRERRISVTDQPSVLGVADAWLRHRTAEDAEDGDTLVVTTTAPPAQLGLDLCAHALRRTTLTVSLEEIVRRRFGAAQIDPRIRRNTWLVEALLAAEPAVGWRAAAATADWRRSGGRLLSLDAAVRVLIEERMGRVFDLDALLAWSRTALFPGEFAKLSADEREGITAWLRGHVGDAAVIVLSLAEQGRASDAMALGVVSAVLTDARAAPEAALAVGGLFGAAAPSVTDLKTFSSAVQGTLTRWIGEAASGRGGAGDRVKAVVDRADELAEQAGIRDALADNPYLPSGMRVRLQQLAHALGGNSDCAETALRHLADHRLADLNADRLTTARMAVRLRRWLDDATEPLVTSVSVGVREHLASWGWVDRALAVLWDGDQDSDPIVAGAYRLLFTEAQARRNLLDEAFAGRLTAWAAHATSVEPGGCLLIEDVLTKVVLPLGAVRAPLVLVLDGMSAAVAAELGEELYRGGWKEVSATGARRAAVAMIPSLTTLSRASLLSGTPTSGGQKAESDGFAAYFRTHRREALLFHKADIAGGAGQRLAQPLHDAIAGEAVVAVVLNTIDEALDHGRARWQWSVSDIGHLAELAGAARGAGRPLVLVSDHGHVLERSENAPAPGGTGAARWRIGSPAQGEVSVSGPRVLEGGGTVTVPWREDLRYTSRKSGYHGGASLAEMTVPVLTFVPSMDVAPPAVRELAPETVTPSWWQGGAAAVVEAPVRLAAPDSGALLDIVQSLGSQVVASERFREQKRHVRRAPDNAQVITVIDALVSADGHRLSPAAVAAAAGGRASRDAIPFVTVLERLLNVEGYPVLGLIDGGRTVRLDVALLREQFGL, encoded by the coding sequence ATGACCGAAGCACCCGTCGTTGACCGGCGGATCGTCGAGGCTCTGCTCGAGGTCGAGCTGGAGCGCAAGCCCGAACACCGGCTCGTCCTGGTGCACGGCCGCTATGAACAGGGCGCGTCGGAGCGGTTCTCGATGCGGATCGACGGCAGGGAACGACGGATCAGCGTCACCGACCAGCCGTCCGTCCTCGGCGTCGCCGACGCCTGGCTGAGGCACCGGACCGCCGAGGATGCCGAGGACGGGGACACCCTCGTCGTCACCACCACGGCCCCGCCCGCCCAGCTCGGACTCGACCTGTGCGCCCACGCGCTGCGCCGGACGACGTTGACGGTCTCCCTGGAGGAGATCGTGCGGCGCCGCTTCGGTGCCGCCCAGATCGACCCGCGCATCCGCCGGAACACCTGGCTGGTCGAGGCGCTTCTGGCCGCCGAGCCGGCAGTCGGCTGGCGCGCCGCCGCGGCCACCGCGGACTGGCGGCGGAGCGGCGGCAGGCTGCTCAGCCTCGACGCAGCGGTCCGGGTGCTGATCGAGGAGCGGATGGGCCGTGTCTTCGACCTCGACGCGCTGCTCGCCTGGTCGCGGACGGCGCTCTTTCCCGGCGAGTTCGCCAAGCTCTCCGCCGACGAGCGCGAGGGCATCACCGCCTGGCTGCGCGGCCATGTGGGCGACGCGGCCGTGATCGTCCTCTCGCTCGCCGAGCAGGGCCGCGCCTCCGACGCGATGGCGTTGGGCGTCGTCAGCGCGGTGCTGACCGACGCCCGGGCCGCACCAGAGGCCGCCCTGGCCGTTGGCGGGCTTTTCGGCGCTGCCGCCCCCTCCGTCACGGACCTGAAGACCTTCAGCTCCGCCGTCCAGGGCACTCTCACCCGCTGGATCGGTGAGGCCGCGTCCGGCCGCGGCGGCGCAGGGGACCGCGTCAAGGCCGTGGTCGACCGAGCGGACGAGCTCGCCGAGCAGGCGGGAATCCGCGATGCGCTCGCCGACAACCCCTACCTTCCCTCGGGGATGCGTGTTCGGCTCCAGCAGCTCGCCCACGCCCTCGGCGGCAACTCCGACTGCGCTGAGACCGCGCTGCGTCATCTCGCCGATCACCGGCTCGCCGACCTGAACGCCGACCGGCTCACCACGGCCCGCATGGCCGTCCGGTTGCGGCGCTGGCTCGACGACGCGACGGAGCCACTCGTCACCTCGGTCTCCGTGGGGGTGCGCGAGCACCTGGCCTCCTGGGGTTGGGTCGACCGCGCGCTCGCGGTCCTCTGGGACGGCGACCAGGACAGCGACCCGATCGTGGCGGGCGCCTACCGGCTGCTGTTCACCGAAGCGCAGGCTCGGCGGAACCTGCTGGACGAGGCCTTCGCAGGACGCCTCACGGCCTGGGCCGCGCACGCCACCTCCGTCGAGCCCGGCGGCTGCCTGCTCATCGAGGACGTGCTCACCAAGGTCGTCCTGCCGCTCGGCGCGGTCCGTGCCCCCCTCGTCCTCGTGCTGGACGGCATGAGCGCCGCCGTCGCCGCCGAACTCGGCGAGGAGCTGTACCGGGGTGGCTGGAAAGAGGTCTCCGCGACCGGTGCGCGCCGCGCCGCCGTGGCCATGATCCCCTCGCTCACCACTCTCAGCCGGGCATCACTGCTCAGTGGAACACCCACGAGCGGCGGCCAGAAGGCCGAGAGCGACGGATTCGCCGCCTACTTCCGCACGCACCGCCGCGAGGCGCTGCTGTTCCACAAAGCCGACATCGCCGGGGGAGCGGGGCAGCGGCTCGCCCAGCCGCTGCACGACGCGATCGCCGGTGAGGCCGTCGTCGCCGTGGTGCTGAACACCATCGACGAGGCGCTCGACCACGGGCGCGCGCGCTGGCAGTGGTCCGTCTCCGACATCGGCCATCTCGCCGAGTTGGCCGGGGCGGCGCGTGGCGCGGGCCGTCCGCTGGTGCTGGTGTCCGACCATGGACATGTGCTGGAACGCAGTGAGAACGCGCCCGCGCCCGGCGGTACCGGTGCCGCCCGGTGGCGCATCGGCTCGCCCGCACAGGGCGAGGTTTCGGTGAGCGGACCCCGGGTCCTCGAAGGCGGCGGCACCGTGACCGTGCCGTGGCGCGAGGACCTGCGTTACACATCGCGCAAGAGCGGCTACCACGGCGGGGCGTCTCTCGCGGAGATGACCGTGCCGGTCCTGACCTTCGTTCCCTCGATGGACGTCGCTCCGCCCGCCGTGCGGGAACTGGCGCCGGAGACCGTGACACCGTCCTGGTGGCAGGGCGGGGCCGCGGCCGTCGTCGAGGCTCCCGTCCGGCTGGCTGCGCCCGACAGCGGGGCGCTGCTGGACATCGTCCAGAGCCTCGGCTCCCAGGTCGTGGCCAGCGAGCGGTTCCGCGAGCAGAAGCGCCACGTGCGGCGGGCTCCGGACAATGCGCAGGTCATCACAGTCATCGATGCGCTCGTATCCGCTGACGGCCACAGGCTGTCGCCCGCCGCGGTCGCCGCTGCAGCGGGCGGCCGGGCCTCGCGCGATGCGATCCCGTTCGTGACCGTGCTGGAGCGGCTGCTGAACGTCGAGGGCTATCCCGTGCTAGGTCTCATCGACGGCGGACGGACCGTGCGGCTGGACGTCGCGCTGCTGCGCGAGCAGTTCGGGCTGTGA